A section of the Acidobacteriota bacterium genome encodes:
- the meaB gene encoding methylmalonyl Co-A mutase-associated GTPase MeaB, whose translation MAVTALLEDFFQGRTLACARLISRIENDPRSIPEILDAVLPRRKGAVRIGVTGPPGVGKSTVTAGLAKRAVAAGHSVGILAVDPSSPFSGGAFLGDRVRMHNLGDSGVFIRSLASREGTGGLSPAAPYAAEILDAFGMDRIFIETVGVGQAELDVMTCADLILLILQPGAGDVIQTLKSGILEIADLFLVNKIDLPGANALLESLRFLFEISGGRREKTAPPVLSLSADRNIGLDEAHAAMEDAVGEYVQSGRYDEKRRERLEAEIRKALREDLWEKFSMGTNGKIDIRAAAETLLKERRPPYRFVRDVCSRILIEFKNARPTGENEE comes from the coding sequence ATGGCAGTCACAGCACTCCTGGAGGATTTTTTTCAGGGCCGCACTTTGGCCTGCGCCCGTTTGATCAGCCGGATCGAAAACGATCCCCGATCCATTCCGGAAATTCTCGACGCCGTTCTTCCCCGCCGGAAAGGCGCCGTCCGGATCGGCGTGACCGGCCCTCCCGGGGTCGGAAAAAGCACCGTGACGGCCGGCCTGGCCAAGCGGGCCGTCGCCGCCGGTCATTCCGTCGGAATCCTGGCCGTCGATCCTTCCAGCCCCTTCTCGGGAGGCGCCTTTCTGGGCGACCGCGTCCGGATGCATAACCTCGGCGATTCCGGCGTGTTTATCCGTTCCCTGGCCTCCCGGGAAGGAACCGGCGGGCTCTCACCCGCCGCGCCTTATGCCGCCGAAATTCTGGACGCCTTCGGCATGGACCGGATCTTCATCGAAACCGTCGGCGTCGGCCAGGCGGAACTCGACGTCATGACCTGCGCCGATCTGATTCTTCTCATCCTGCAGCCGGGCGCGGGAGACGTCATCCAGACGCTCAAGTCGGGGATCCTGGAAATCGCCGACCTGTTTCTGGTCAACAAGATCGATCTTCCCGGTGCCAACGCTCTCCTCGAATCCCTGCGGTTCCTTTTCGAAATCAGCGGCGGCCGGCGGGAAAAGACCGCTCCTCCCGTCCTTTCCCTTTCCGCCGACCGGAATATCGGCCTCGACGAAGCCCACGCCGCCATGGAAGACGCCGTCGGTGAATACGTTCAGTCGGGACGATATGATGAAAAACGGCGGGAACGCCTCGAAGCCGAAATCCGAAAAGCCCTTCGCGAGGATCTCTGGGAAAAGTTCTCCATGGGAACAAACGGGAAGATCGACATCCGGGCCGCGGCGGAAACGCTCCTCAAGGAGCGCCGGCCGCCCTATCGTTTCGTCCGCGATGTCTGTTCGAGGATCCTCATCGAATTCAAGAATGCGAGGCCCACCGGTGAAAACGAAGAATAA
- a CDS encoding TolC family protein has product MIRRAAAGCLALMWISLLPLQGLDEEKTLALSLDECIARTVTSNLGLAVERITPAIADVSVDLARERFLPSMTSHFNKQDTNSASFSFLDASETVTTLQNDYSLQIAQVIPTGANFALGLTGYMTDTNRRFQSINPRYGNTLRFTFSQPLLKDFGPKMSRRDILVAKNNRDVSEQLFQQALEDTVYSAESAYWNLVYSIENLKVRRQSLKLAQELLEKNRAEIQAGTLAPIEILTAEADVATREADILEAETLVRNFEDLLKTIINLPAEFEDVESVRIRPTDAPSVRREDLSLDRALKTAMARRPDLQASRIDLRTRELNMSYARNQLFPDLRLQASYWSPGISGDQILYEGGNALTGAVIGIVPGGSSDALRDAVNFRYKNWSVGLSLSFPLNNILTRALYKQNKLGLEQARIRLQNSEQRAFLEIRNAVRTAEANYLRISAYRAARELAQRKLEAEEEKFKVGLSTNYFILQYQRDLASAQIMELRALVDYSISLANLDRVQGTGVRLVAADEVENGNNL; this is encoded by the coding sequence ATGATCCGAAGAGCCGCGGCGGGATGCCTCGCCCTGATGTGGATCTCTCTTCTGCCGTTGCAGGGTCTCGATGAAGAAAAGACGCTGGCGTTGTCCCTGGACGAATGCATCGCCCGAACCGTGACAAGCAATCTGGGGTTGGCCGTGGAAAGGATCACGCCGGCCATTGCCGACGTTTCCGTCGATCTGGCCAGGGAACGATTTTTGCCCTCCATGACCTCCCATTTCAATAAACAGGATACCAATTCCGCCTCTTTCTCGTTTCTGGATGCCTCGGAGACCGTCACCACGCTGCAGAACGACTATTCCCTTCAGATCGCCCAGGTTATTCCCACGGGGGCCAATTTCGCGCTGGGATTGACGGGCTATATGACGGACACCAACAGGCGTTTCCAGAGCATCAACCCCCGTTACGGCAACACGCTTCGCTTCACGTTTTCCCAACCGCTTTTGAAGGATTTCGGCCCCAAAATGAGTCGCCGGGACATTCTCGTCGCCAAAAACAACCGGGACGTCTCCGAACAACTTTTTCAACAGGCTCTCGAGGACACGGTTTACAGCGCGGAAAGCGCCTATTGGAATCTGGTCTACAGCATCGAAAACCTGAAGGTCAGAAGGCAGTCTCTGAAGCTGGCCCAGGAATTGCTCGAGAAAAACAGGGCGGAAATCCAGGCCGGCACGCTCGCCCCTATCGAAATTCTCACCGCGGAGGCCGATGTGGCGACACGGGAGGCGGATATCCTGGAGGCCGAGACCCTGGTCAGAAATTTTGAGGACCTCCTCAAGACCATCATCAACCTTCCGGCCGAATTCGAGGATGTGGAATCCGTGCGTATCAGGCCCACGGACGCCCCGTCCGTCCGCCGCGAAGATTTGAGTCTGGATCGGGCTCTGAAGACGGCCATGGCCCGCCGGCCCGACCTTCAGGCGTCACGGATCGATCTCCGGACCCGGGAACTCAATATGAGCTATGCCCGCAACCAGCTCTTCCCCGATCTTCGTCTCCAAGCGTCCTACTGGAGCCCCGGCATCTCGGGCGACCAGATCCTTTATGAAGGCGGAAACGCCCTGACCGGCGCCGTCATCGGCATTGTTCCCGGCGGCAGTTCGGACGCCCTGAGGGATGCCGTGAATTTCCGATACAAGAACTGGTCCGTGGGATTGTCTCTGTCGTTTCCTCTCAACAATATTCTGACCCGGGCCCTTTACAAGCAGAACAAACTCGGCCTCGAGCAAGCCAGGATCAGACTCCAGAACAGCGAACAGCGGGCTTTTCTGGAAATCCGGAATGCCGTCCGGACGGCCGAGGCCAATTATCTGAGGATATCAGCCTACCGGGCCGCCCGTGAGCTGGCCCAAAGAAAGCTCGAAGCCGAGGAGGAAAAATTCAAGGTCGGCCTGAGCACGAATTATTTTATTCTGCAATATCAGAGAGATCTGGCCTCGGCCCAAATCATGGAGCTCCGGGCCCTCGTGGACTATAGTATTTCGCTGGCCAACCTCGACCGGGTGCAGGGAACCGGAGTGCGATTGGTCGCCGCGGATGAAGTCGAAAACGGAAACAACTTGTGA
- a CDS encoding efflux RND transporter periplasmic adaptor subunit, translating to MKTLKIGKFEIPRKTMAAILGIIVLGFLGWRVLRAVFPSGQGPGGGPGSVAVAVEIGPVRISSLRDMGLFSGTLISKSHVVVAPKISGKLNRLLVDIGDPVTSGQLVAVLEDEEYQQQVIQAEADLRVARANLEEAASSLDMSAKDLERARTLHQKGIQSDSQLDAVIAQNGAQQARYNVAVAQLANREAALQTARVRLSYTRIAALWETGGAVRYVGERFVDQGALLSANAPILSIVELHPITAVIHVTDREYFRLRIDQPAAVLSSAFPEKSFNGRVVRVAPLLKETSRQARVEIEIDNPEKLLKPGMFINAQIEFDRRENVTVVPFNAVATRDGQAGVFLIDLENTRARFQPVQTGIVEGNLVEIVEPASISGYVVTLGHYLLEREGGVILPPGAPVSGNGEGGKMPAKPDGKTDSSQGGRL from the coding sequence ATGAAGACTTTGAAGATCGGCAAGTTTGAAATCCCGCGCAAAACCATGGCGGCGATCCTGGGGATCATCGTCCTGGGGTTCCTGGGCTGGAGGGTCCTTCGGGCCGTTTTTCCGTCCGGACAAGGTCCGGGGGGCGGTCCGGGAAGCGTGGCCGTGGCCGTCGAAATCGGCCCCGTCCGGATCAGTTCGCTGAGAGACATGGGCCTGTTTTCCGGGACATTGATCTCCAAATCCCATGTCGTTGTCGCCCCCAAAATATCGGGCAAGCTGAACAGGCTTCTTGTCGATATCGGTGACCCGGTGACGAGCGGCCAGCTTGTGGCCGTACTTGAGGATGAAGAATACCAGCAGCAGGTCATTCAGGCGGAAGCCGACCTCCGCGTCGCTCGCGCCAACCTGGAAGAGGCCGCGAGCTCCCTCGACATGAGCGCGAAAGACCTGGAGCGGGCGAGAACCCTGCATCAGAAAGGGATCCAATCGGACTCCCAGCTGGACGCCGTGATCGCTCAGAACGGCGCCCAGCAGGCCCGCTACAATGTCGCCGTGGCCCAGTTGGCCAACCGCGAGGCCGCTCTTCAGACGGCCCGGGTTCGACTGTCCTATACGCGGATCGCGGCCTTATGGGAAACCGGCGGCGCCGTAAGGTACGTGGGCGAGAGATTCGTCGATCAGGGCGCCCTGCTATCGGCCAATGCGCCGATTCTGTCCATCGTCGAACTCCACCCGATCACGGCCGTCATCCATGTCACCGACAGGGAGTATTTCCGCTTGAGGATCGATCAGCCGGCTGCGGTGTTGAGCAGCGCCTTCCCGGAGAAGTCCTTCAACGGCCGGGTCGTCCGCGTTGCTCCGCTTCTCAAGGAGACATCGCGGCAGGCCCGGGTCGAAATCGAAATTGACAACCCCGAAAAACTTCTCAAGCCGGGCATGTTCATCAATGCCCAGATCGAGTTCGACCGGCGCGAGAATGTCACGGTTGTGCCGTTCAATGCCGTCGCGACCCGCGACGGTCAGGCGGGAGTCTTTTTGATCGACCTCGAAAACACAAGAGCTCGTTTCCAGCCGGTTCAGACGGGCATCGTGGAGGGCAACCTCGTTGAAATCGTCGAGCCCGCCTCGATCTCCGGATATGTGGTCACGCTCGGGCATTATCTTCTGGAAAGAGAAGGCGGCGTCATTTTGCCCCCCGGAGCTCCGGTTTCCGGAAACGGGGAGGGCGGCAAGATGCCTGCCAAACCGGACGGCAAAACGGACTCGTCCCAGGGAGGCCGGCTGTGA
- a CDS encoding efflux RND transporter permease subunit — translation MNLSDFSIKRPVFTTMIVLAVMAVGLVSVSRLPIDLMPDITFPTLNISTSYENTGPEEIEQIITRPIEEAMSAVPGVEEVFSVSSEGNSNVRVMFSWGVDLNAAADDVRERLDRVISRLPPDINRPTLRKFDPAQRPILMIGALSNLDPIQMRRIIDEQISYRIERVPGVASIDIWGGREREIQVNIHPDKVKALGLPLDLIITKIRQENIDLPAGIIERGNYDILVRIPGVYTNLDQIRETVVAIRDGVPIQLREIADVDDTFRRITRVVRINGLPGTRIAIYKQSGTNTVQVAEGVLREIERIQEDIPQIQLLPVSDSSEYIKNAIRNVSSTAVYGGILAVFVLLLFLTNIRSTFVIATAIPISIVATFSLIYFGGFTLNVMTLGGLALGIGMLLDNSIVVLENIFRLQESGEPPRKAASEGTREVSSAIVASTLTTLAVFMPMVFIRGMSGIMFKQLAYVVSFALICSLFVSLTMIPMLSSRFLRLTRPNDTNSREAVGKLVAGIRSVFVKMENRYKKILHFSLNHRAAVLGGAALLLVGSIFLARLVGNEFMPSTDEGEVSVTVEMEVGTRLAVIDERFKVIADIVRRNVPEMRTIEESIGGGGWRRGSQSGNVTVKLVPRSQRSRSSEQIAADLRRNLRNIPGTVIRTRASGGQFMFRGGGGAERVQVEIRGYDIETGEALAQQVRRIVEGVPGVADVRLSRDVGNPEELLIIDRQAAADMKLSVSQIGRTVQTVLTGTQASMFRESGDEFRILVRIKDAERLSMEDILDMTLTNSDGRPVSLRNVVDVQPRRGPQRIERRDRERVLTISAEIQNRDLGSILSDIRAGIRTIPMPRDFAVTFTGDFEEQQKAFRELLVSIILALLLVYMIMAMLYESVRDPFIVMFSVPMAAIGVIWMLFLTGTTFNIQSYIGCIMLGGIVVNNAILLVDHINLLRRRDKMPMRAAIEEAGRRRLRPILMTAMTTIMAMMPLALGIREGSEAQAPMARAVVGGLMSSTLITLLIIPVVYSFFASRKTEES, via the coding sequence GTGAATCTCTCTGATTTCTCCATCAAGCGTCCCGTCTTCACGACCATGATCGTCCTGGCCGTCATGGCCGTGGGTCTTGTTTCCGTCTCGCGGCTTCCCATCGATCTCATGCCCGACATCACCTTCCCCACGCTCAATATTTCCACTTCCTACGAAAACACGGGCCCGGAGGAAATTGAGCAGATCATCACCCGGCCGATCGAAGAGGCCATGAGCGCGGTTCCGGGCGTCGAGGAAGTCTTTTCCGTCTCGTCCGAAGGAAACAGCAACGTGCGGGTCATGTTTTCCTGGGGTGTCGACCTCAATGCCGCGGCCGATGACGTCCGCGAGCGTCTCGACCGCGTGATCTCCCGGCTGCCGCCCGATATCAACCGTCCGACTCTCCGGAAATTCGATCCGGCCCAGAGGCCCATTCTCATGATCGGCGCCCTGAGCAATCTGGATCCCATCCAGATGCGGCGGATTATCGACGAGCAGATATCCTACCGGATCGAGCGCGTCCCGGGCGTGGCGTCGATCGATATCTGGGGCGGCCGCGAACGCGAAATCCAGGTCAATATCCATCCCGACAAAGTCAAGGCCCTCGGCCTTCCCCTGGACTTGATCATCACAAAAATCCGCCAGGAAAACATCGACCTTCCGGCGGGAATCATTGAGAGGGGGAATTACGACATCCTCGTCCGCATTCCAGGAGTTTATACCAACCTGGATCAGATCCGCGAGACGGTTGTGGCCATAAGGGACGGCGTGCCCATTCAGCTCAGGGAAATCGCCGATGTCGACGACACCTTCCGCAGAATCACCCGCGTCGTCCGCATCAACGGTCTTCCGGGAACAAGGATCGCGATCTACAAGCAATCGGGAACCAATACCGTCCAGGTCGCCGAAGGCGTTCTCAGGGAAATCGAAAGAATCCAGGAGGACATCCCCCAGATCCAGCTTCTTCCGGTATCGGACAGCTCGGAATATATCAAGAACGCCATCCGCAATGTCAGTTCCACGGCGGTCTACGGCGGAATCCTGGCGGTTTTCGTGCTGCTGTTGTTCCTGACCAATATCCGGAGCACATTCGTTATCGCCACCGCCATCCCCATCTCCATCGTGGCGACGTTCAGTCTGATTTATTTCGGCGGTTTCACTTTGAATGTCATGACGCTGGGCGGATTGGCTCTCGGCATCGGAATGCTCCTCGACAACTCCATCGTCGTTCTGGAAAATATTTTCCGGCTGCAGGAGTCCGGAGAACCGCCCCGAAAGGCCGCTTCGGAGGGAACCCGGGAGGTTTCATCGGCCATTGTGGCCAGCACCTTGACCACGCTGGCCGTATTCATGCCTATGGTCTTTATCCGGGGCATGAGCGGCATCATGTTCAAACAACTGGCCTACGTGGTCAGCTTTGCTCTCATTTGCTCGTTGTTTGTCTCGCTGACCATGATTCCCATGCTGTCGAGCCGCTTTCTCCGGTTGACCCGTCCGAACGACACGAATTCCCGGGAAGCGGTCGGGAAGCTTGTCGCCGGCATCCGCAGCGTTTTCGTAAAAATGGAAAACAGATATAAAAAGATTCTCCATTTTTCATTGAACCACCGGGCGGCCGTCCTGGGCGGGGCCGCCCTGCTCCTTGTCGGAAGCATCTTCCTCGCCAGGCTCGTCGGCAACGAATTCATGCCGTCTACGGACGAAGGCGAGGTGAGCGTCACGGTCGAGATGGAAGTCGGCACACGCCTGGCCGTCATCGACGAGCGTTTCAAAGTGATTGCCGACATCGTCAGGCGGAATGTCCCGGAAATGCGGACCATCGAGGAAAGCATCGGCGGCGGCGGTTGGAGACGCGGCTCCCAATCCGGGAATGTCACCGTCAAGCTCGTGCCCCGGTCGCAGCGTTCGAGATCGAGCGAGCAAATCGCAGCCGATCTCCGGCGAAATCTTCGGAATATTCCCGGAACCGTCATCCGGACCCGGGCGAGCGGCGGCCAGTTCATGTTCCGGGGCGGCGGCGGGGCGGAAAGAGTCCAGGTTGAAATCCGCGGCTACGATATAGAAACAGGGGAAGCTCTGGCCCAGCAGGTGAGGCGAATCGTTGAGGGCGTCCCCGGCGTCGCCGATGTCCGGCTCAGCCGGGATGTCGGCAATCCCGAGGAGCTTCTCATCATCGACAGACAAGCGGCCGCGGACATGAAACTTTCCGTGTCCCAGATCGGCCGGACGGTCCAGACCGTTCTGACGGGCACCCAAGCCAGCATGTTCCGCGAGAGCGGCGATGAATTCCGCATCCTCGTCAGGATCAAGGATGCCGAACGGTTGAGCATGGAAGACATCCTCGACATGACGCTCACCAATTCGGACGGGCGGCCGGTCAGCCTGCGCAATGTCGTCGACGTCCAGCCCCGGCGCGGCCCGCAACGCATCGAAAGGCGGGACCGGGAGCGCGTTCTGACCATCTCGGCCGAAATTCAGAACCGGGATCTTGGGTCGATTTTGTCCGACATCCGGGCCGGGATCCGCACCATCCCCATGCCCCGGGATTTCGCGGTCACGTTTACGGGGGATTTCGAGGAACAGCAGAAAGCGTTCCGGGAACTCCTGGTCAGCATCATCCTGGCCCTGTTGCTGGTCTACATGATCATGGCCATGCTCTATGAGTCCGTGCGCGATCCGTTCATCGTCATGTTTTCCGTTCCCATGGCGGCCATCGGCGTCATCTGGATGCTTTTTCTGACGGGCACAACGTTCAACATCCAATCGTACATCGGTTGCATCATGCTGGGCGGGATCGTGGTCAACAACGCCATTCTCCTGGTGGACCACATCAATCTTCTCCGCCGCCGCGATAAGATGCCGATGCGCGCGGCGATCGAGGAAGCCGGCCGGCGGCGCCTTCGTCCCATTCTGATGACGGCAATGACGACCATCATGGCCATGATGCCCCTGGCCCTGGGGATCAGGGAAGGCAGCGAAGCCCAGGCGCCCATGGCCCGGGCGGTGGTGGGCGGTCTGATGAGTTCGACCCTGATCACCCTGCTCATTATTCCCGTCGTCTATTCGTTTTTTGCCAGCCGAAAAACCGAAGAATCCTGA
- a CDS encoding penicillin-insensitive murein endopeptidase has product MISLILAAWLGFGTGWTADILALSKGETPNDAQPDGAETGLPFPPLSLSDDELAERIATDPHSLASLSIGAPGSGLQLGSIPLPPAPEWEIIHPGESYGTRETIAFVQTALRTVARIFPGTQPLAIGDISHPGGRQLRRHATHQAGRDVDFGFYYKDGKTHWRIPGTATNLDLPRNWALVRALTALTDVETILLDWRIQKPLYHYALSIGEDKEWLDGIFQFVKGSRGALIRHVAGHRTHYHVRFFNPEAQELGRRVYPHLLRLKVIDPPVFTIPHRVREGETLGHLARRYGTTVRAIQRANGLSGNLIRAGRTYRIPRSGATAPPQEPIMIPPRRLPPTTPALLGGMDWPTATRISTPTLDEAVRLGGIIRKALRRF; this is encoded by the coding sequence ATGATATCGTTGATTCTTGCCGCATGGCTGGGCTTCGGCACCGGGTGGACGGCCGATATTCTCGCTCTATCGAAAGGGGAAACCCCCAATGACGCCCAACCTGACGGCGCGGAGACCGGACTCCCCTTCCCGCCGTTGAGTCTCTCGGATGACGAGTTGGCCGAGCGCATCGCAACCGATCCGCATTCCCTGGCGTCCCTTTCCATCGGGGCTCCCGGCAGCGGACTGCAGCTGGGCTCCATACCGCTGCCGCCGGCTCCCGAATGGGAGATCATCCATCCCGGCGAATCCTATGGAACACGCGAGACCATCGCTTTTGTCCAAACGGCGCTCCGAACCGTGGCACGGATCTTCCCCGGAACACAGCCTCTCGCAATCGGCGATATCAGCCATCCCGGCGGCAGACAGCTCCGGCGCCATGCCACGCACCAGGCCGGCCGTGACGTCGACTTCGGATTCTACTACAAGGACGGCAAGACACACTGGCGAATTCCGGGAACTGCGACCAATCTCGATCTTCCCCGAAATTGGGCGCTGGTGCGGGCCCTGACTGCTTTGACCGACGTCGAAACCATTCTTCTCGACTGGAGAATCCAAAAGCCTCTCTACCATTACGCGCTTTCGATCGGCGAGGACAAGGAGTGGCTGGACGGGATCTTTCAGTTCGTCAAAGGATCGCGCGGGGCCCTGATCCGCCATGTCGCGGGTCATCGCACGCACTACCACGTGCGTTTCTTCAATCCCGAGGCTCAGGAACTCGGACGGCGGGTTTATCCGCATCTTCTCCGTCTGAAAGTCATCGACCCCCCCGTTTTCACGATCCCGCACCGGGTCCGCGAAGGCGAGACTCTGGGACACCTGGCCCGCCGCTACGGCACAACGGTTCGGGCCATTCAGAGGGCGAACGGACTGAGCGGCAACCTGATTCGCGCCGGCCGGACCTACCGGATCCCGCGATCCGGCGCAACGGCTCCACCCCAGGAACCGATCATGATTCCTCCGCGCAGGCTTCCCCCAACCACACCGGCTTTACTCGGCGGTATGGACTGGCCGACGGCAACCCGGATTTCCACGCCGACTTTGGATGAGGCGGTCCGGCTCGGCGGAATCATCCGGAAGGCCCTCCGCCGGTTTTAG
- a CDS encoding M24 family metallopeptidase, which translates to MKNLWISLLVIPLAVCAPRTAAPDPFDPDAAASGLRLGPPVFEAAPAWTGPGLPFPPEDNPWPSVRKERIRTLLGPAMERAGVDAWVLVLRENNNDPLAHHVGGENAGGTAVFLFFLEKATDDGETPGVSSVAVSPAGEATALRDMDLHDSVVAPEPNLSILGTAAEVLQGRNPAKIAVNSSALAAADGLSHTQRIQLEKALGPDLSRRLVSSEDLVVEWLSVKTPREVDIMTRAAEITARLQIEAYARAVPGETTDADLARFLKRRMAQLKVEDAWAPDQNPNVNSGPDRGHSHATDRVIRPGDFIQTDFGIKVWDIWVTDIQRFAYVLEPGGTEPPADALRKWDAAVRGSRAAFAAMRPGVRGLDVDLAQRRVMEEAGSIPVFWGTGHPVGYWAHDVGPALSGGQRGRTPSPAVSRLLRPGQVFAYDGFFSWELSGEETGTKTISVEEMAVVTEDGARFLIAPQDDLILIRSRN; encoded by the coding sequence ATGAAAAACTTATGGATTTCGCTCCTTGTCATTCCCCTGGCCGTCTGCGCTCCGCGGACGGCCGCGCCCGACCCCTTCGATCCCGATGCCGCGGCTTCCGGACTGCGGCTCGGGCCTCCGGTTTTTGAGGCCGCTCCGGCCTGGACCGGACCCGGTCTTCCGTTTCCTCCCGAGGACAACCCCTGGCCGTCCGTTCGTAAGGAGCGCATCCGGACGCTTCTGGGACCGGCCATGGAACGGGCAGGCGTCGACGCCTGGGTTCTCGTTCTCCGTGAAAACAACAACGATCCTCTCGCCCACCACGTTGGAGGTGAGAATGCGGGGGGAACGGCTGTTTTTCTCTTCTTCCTTGAAAAGGCAACGGATGATGGAGAAACGCCCGGCGTTTCTTCAGTCGCGGTATCTCCCGCCGGGGAAGCCACGGCCCTTCGGGATATGGATCTCCATGACAGCGTCGTTGCCCCCGAACCGAATCTGTCGATTCTCGGCACGGCCGCCGAGGTTCTCCAAGGACGAAACCCGGCTAAGATCGCCGTCAACTCATCGGCGCTGGCCGCAGCCGACGGTCTTTCCCACACGCAGCGGATCCAACTTGAAAAAGCGCTCGGCCCGGATCTCTCCCGACGTCTTGTGTCATCCGAGGATCTGGTCGTCGAGTGGCTTTCCGTGAAAACGCCCCGGGAAGTCGACATCATGACTCGGGCCGCCGAGATCACGGCCCGGCTTCAGATCGAGGCTTATGCCCGGGCCGTTCCGGGAGAAACGACGGACGCCGATCTGGCCCGCTTCCTCAAGCGCCGCATGGCCCAGCTCAAAGTCGAGGATGCCTGGGCTCCGGATCAGAATCCCAACGTCAATTCCGGACCCGATCGCGGCCACTCCCATGCCACGGACCGCGTGATCCGTCCGGGCGACTTTATCCAGACGGACTTCGGCATCAAGGTTTGGGATATTTGGGTGACGGACATCCAGCGCTTCGCCTATGTCCTCGAACCCGGGGGAACCGAGCCTCCCGCCGACGCCCTGAGAAAGTGGGACGCGGCGGTGCGGGGCAGCCGGGCCGCCTTCGCGGCCATGCGCCCCGGAGTCCGCGGTCTCGACGTCGATCTCGCCCAGCGCCGGGTCATGGAAGAAGCCGGATCGATTCCGGTCTTCTGGGGCACCGGGCATCCCGTCGGCTACTGGGCTCACGATGTCGGGCCGGCCCTCAGCGGCGGCCAGCGCGGACGCACTCCCTCTCCGGCCGTTTCGCGGCTCCTCCGGCCCGGCCAGGTTTTCGCCTATGACGGCTTTTTCTCGTGGGAACTCTCAGGCGAAGAAACCGGGACGAAAACGATTTCCGTCGAAGAGATGGCCGTCGTAACCGAGGACGGCGCGCGGTTTCTGATCGCCCCACAGGACGACCTCATCCTCATCCGTTCGCGGAACTGA